In Mytilus edulis chromosome 6, xbMytEdul2.2, whole genome shotgun sequence, the following proteins share a genomic window:
- the LOC139526365 gene encoding uncharacterized protein produces the protein MGLQRIKGLWRIYLDTLKGKEFLLSEGLEIRGKSISIYSMNPRVRIQENSTNVKIRVKDVPLSADDGQILRALEGYNCVILKHLRERLRYNDMITNCQTGDRIVYCEGPLISDIPKSIPIGKYRATVIYRGQRNDNIKCNKCMELGHTTKNCENDWKCRICGESGHRQNECTSEMFSEQEQEGASSAHHEKHYEPSDVNTQQLTNSNENIDAMQPTENVAHAENDSASNTVAYDDSIKSHSILTEDQSSSPLCEQQNQPPAARPKIKPGRRETNKPSHTPSEAISRNSRGQSQITSFIQGPNQSTRRNQHQDTPVKTSNRSGLEKSPVTPTEKLHDGASKNTIYIEL, from the coding sequence ATGGGCCTTCAGAGAATCAAAGGTTTGTGGAGAATCTATCTCGAcacattaaaaggaaaagaatttcTCCTTTCAGAAGGTCTTGAAATTCGAGGCAAATCTATATCTATATACTCTATGAATCCTAGAGTTCGCATACAAGAAAATTCAACAAATGTGAAAATTCGAGTCAAAGATGTACCACTCTCGGCTGACGATGGACAGATTTTGAGAGCCTTAGAGGGGTACAATTGTGTAATTTTGAAGCACTTAAGAGAACGATTACGCTACAATGACATGATAACCAACTGTCAAACTGGTGACAGAATAGTTTATTGTGAAGGTCCATTGATCTCTGATATTCCAAAGTCTATTCCAATTGGGAAATATAGAGCAACGGTTATTTACCGAGGTCAACGAAATGACAACATTAAATGCAATAAGTGTATGGAACTTGGACACACAaccaaaaattgtgaaaatgattggAAGTGTAGAATCTGTGGTGAATCAGGCCACAGGCAAAATGAATGCACCAGTGAAATGTTTTCTGAGCAGGAGCAAGAAGGTGCTTCGAGCGCACATCATGAAAAACACTACGAGCCTAGCGATGTAAACACACAACAATTAACAAACAGTAATGAAAATATAGATGCTATGCAACCAACTGAAAATGTAGCACATGCAGAAAATGATTCTGCTTCAAATACAGTCGCTTACGATGATTCAATAAAATCACATTCAATCTTGACTGAGGACCAGAGCTCGAGCCCTCTATGTGAACAACAAAATCAACCTCCAGCAGCCAGACCGAAAATAAAACCAGGTCGAAGGGAAACGAACAAACCCTCACATACACCAAGTGAGGCTATCAGCAGAAATTCCCGTGGTCAATCACAAATCACCAGTTTTATTCAAGGTCCAAATCAGTCAACACGTAGAAACCAACATCAAGACACTCCAGTCAAAACTTCAAATAGAAGTGGTTTAGAGAAGTCTCCAGTGACGCCCACAGAGAAGCTACATGATGG